The following are encoded in a window of Helicobacter sp. 'house sparrow 1' genomic DNA:
- a CDS encoding putative quinol monooxygenase, translated as MMIGVANDYFVRVAEIIVDVKYLQDYKKLLKEGVEASMKLEDGVILLYPVVDRQRPNYFYVLEIYANKKAYQQHIKTDHFLKYKRETEHMVLKLELIDVNPLVFVKSFKR; from the coding sequence ATGATGATAGGTGTAGCAAATGATTATTTTGTGCGTGTAGCAGAGATTATTGTTGATGTGAAGTATTTACAGGATTATAAAAAATTACTAAAAGAGGGGGTAGAAGCTTCGATGAAGCTTGAGGATGGGGTGATTTTACTTTATCCTGTCGTTGATAGACAAAGACCAAATTATTTTTATGTACTTGAAATTTATGCAAATAAAAAAGCTTATCAACAACATATTAAGACAGATCATTTTTTAAAGTATAAAAGAGAGACTGAGCATATGGTTTTAAAATTAGAATTGATTGATGTAAATCCACTTGTGTTTGTGAAAAGTTTTAAAAGATAA